The following proteins are co-located in the Dromiciops gliroides isolate mDroGli1 chromosome 2, mDroGli1.pri, whole genome shotgun sequence genome:
- the DLGAP4 gene encoding disks large-associated protein 4 isoform X4: MALCLDLLKQCSSCLVAYKKTPPPVPPRTTSKPFISVTVQSSTESAQDTYLDSQDHKSEVNSQSGLSNSSDSLDSTRPPSVTQGGGGAQARDAPELPQKNAALKNDKGTLTSEEPKAESAPKRKLSSIGIQVDCIQPVPKEEPPPATKFQSIGVQVEDEWRYSGASHSMSSKRDTDSDTQEANDSSCKSSERSLSDCPPHHNSIHIDTSPRPSAKASQIKRNLSYGDNTDPALEPSSLPPPDPWLETSSSSPLEPSHPGACRRDGYWFLKLLQAETERLEGWCCQMDKEAKENNLSEEVLGKVLSAVGSAQLLMSQKFQQFRGLCDQNLNPDSNPRPTAQDLAGFWDLLQLSIEDISMKFDELYHLKANSWQLADPPEKKEEKKPPPPVPKKPAKSRTALNRDKASDSGDRQRQEARKRLLAAKRAASVRQNSATESADSIEIYVPEAQTRL, from the exons GTTCATCATGCCTAGTGGCATATAAGAAGACTCCACCTCCTGTCCCTCCCCGGACCACGTCAAAACCGTTCATCTCGGTCACCGTTCAGAGCAGCACCGAGTCAGCCCAGGACACCTATCTTGACAGCCAGGACCACAAGAGCGAGGTCAACAGCCAGTCTGGTCTAAGCAATTCCTCTGACAGTTTAGACAGCACCCGGCCCCCCAGCGTGACCCAGGGAGGCGGAGGAGCTCAGGCCCGGGACGCACCAGAGCTACCCCAGAAAAATGCAGCTCTGAAGAACGACAAAGGAACGTTGACCAGTGAGGAACCCAAAGCTGAGAGCGCCCCAAAAAGGAAACTTTCATCCATAGGAATACAA GTTGACTGCATTCAGCCAGTGCCAAAGGAAGAGCCACCTCCCGCTACCAAATTCCAGTCCATCGGGGTACAGGTAGAGGACGAGTGGCG GTACAGCGGAGCCTCTCACAGTATGTCCTCCAAGCGGGACACTGACTCAGACACGCAGGAGGCCAATGACTCCAGTTGTAAATCCTCTGAGAGGAGCCTGTCCGACTGCCCGCCACACCACAACTCCATCCACATTGACACCAGCCCCCGGCCCTCCGCCAAGGCCTCCCAGATCAAGCGCAACCTCTCCTATGGAGATAACACTGACCCGGCCCTTGAGCCTTCCTCACTTCCCCCACCCGACCCCTGGCTGGAGACTTCATCCAGCTCTCCCCTGGAGCCTTCCCACCCTGGGGCCTGCCGGAGGGATGGCTACTGGTTCCTGAAGCTGCTTCAGGCAGAGACAGAAAGGTTGGAAGGATGGTGTTGTCAGATGGACAAGGAGGCCAAAGAGAACAACCTCTCTGAagaag tcTTAGGGAAAGTCCTCAGCGCTGTTGGTAGTGCCCAGCTATTGATGTCTCAAAAATTCCAACAGTTCCGGGGTCTTTGTGACCAAAACTTG AACCCTGACTCCAACCCCAGGCCCACAGCCCAGGATTTGGCTGGGTTTTGGGACCTGTTGCAGCTGTCCATCGAAGACATCAGTATGAAGTTTGACGAGTTGTACCACCTTAAAGCAAACAGCTGGCAGCTGGCGGATCCCCCCGAGAAGAAG gaagagaagaaacctCCCCCTCCTGTGCCAAAGAAGCCGGCCAAGTCTCGAACAGCTCTGAATCGGGACAAGGCCTCAGACTCTGGGGACAGGCAGCGCCAGGAAGCCCGAAAGCGTCTCCTGGCCGCCAAGAGAGCCGCATCAGTGCGGCAGAACTCCGCAACAGAGAGCGCGGACAGCATTGAGATCTATGTCCCGGAGGCCCAGACCCGACTTTGA
- the DLGAP4 gene encoding disks large-associated protein 4 isoform X5 produces the protein MSSKRDTDSDTQEANDSSCKSSERSLSDCPPHHNSIHIDTSPRPSAKASQIKRNLSYGDNTDPALEPSSLPPPDPWLETSSSSPLEPSHPGACRRDGYWFLKLLQAETERLEGWCCQMDKEAKENNLSEEVLGKVLSAVGSAQLLMSQKFQQFRGLCDQNLNPDSNPRPTAQDLAGFWDLLQLSIEDISMKFDELYHLKANSWQLADPPEKKEEKKPPPPVPKKPAKSRTALNRDKASDSGDRQRQEARKRLLAAKRAASVRQNSATESADSIEIYVPEAQTRL, from the exons ATGTCCTCCAAGCGGGACACTGACTCAGACACGCAGGAGGCCAATGACTCCAGTTGTAAATCCTCTGAGAGGAGCCTGTCCGACTGCCCGCCACACCACAACTCCATCCACATTGACACCAGCCCCCGGCCCTCCGCCAAGGCCTCCCAGATCAAGCGCAACCTCTCCTATGGAGATAACACTGACCCGGCCCTTGAGCCTTCCTCACTTCCCCCACCCGACCCCTGGCTGGAGACTTCATCCAGCTCTCCCCTGGAGCCTTCCCACCCTGGGGCCTGCCGGAGGGATGGCTACTGGTTCCTGAAGCTGCTTCAGGCAGAGACAGAAAGGTTGGAAGGATGGTGTTGTCAGATGGACAAGGAGGCCAAAGAGAACAACCTCTCTGAagaag tcTTAGGGAAAGTCCTCAGCGCTGTTGGTAGTGCCCAGCTATTGATGTCTCAAAAATTCCAACAGTTCCGGGGTCTTTGTGACCAAAACTTG AACCCTGACTCCAACCCCAGGCCCACAGCCCAGGATTTGGCTGGGTTTTGGGACCTGTTGCAGCTGTCCATCGAAGACATCAGTATGAAGTTTGACGAGTTGTACCACCTTAAAGCAAACAGCTGGCAGCTGGCGGATCCCCCCGAGAAGAAG gaagagaagaaacctCCCCCTCCTGTGCCAAAGAAGCCGGCCAAGTCTCGAACAGCTCTGAATCGGGACAAGGCCTCAGACTCTGGGGACAGGCAGCGCCAGGAAGCCCGAAAGCGTCTCCTGGCCGCCAAGAGAGCCGCATCAGTGCGGCAGAACTCCGCAACAGAGAGCGCGGACAGCATTGAGATCTATGTCCCGGAGGCCCAGACCCGACTTTGA